A single Camelus bactrianus isolate YW-2024 breed Bactrian camel chromosome 1, ASM4877302v1, whole genome shotgun sequence DNA region contains:
- the DPPA4 gene encoding developmental pluripotency-associated protein 4: MISRKESTLPAEFSDRLGALDVKCLKLGSVCGGWDTRGMTDQSLYPQGNSTKESEEEYMSSKFKSTSVEAEDEQRASGEPKIPKNSAKGTKRKRSGENDEVCCPQKMPQCSDSVRSQKRIPIPPLPSKLPPVNLIHRDVLRAWCQQLKLSTKGQKLEGYKRLCEYAYPHQKDIPATAKEARILSASRRKAKMAQWELLLGSSDKKMSSDRTDSPKVAASSEEGAPALEGPPALQEGDDITLSTSDPEALFASWSRTAAGAGKVESVESQEAYGVRWCVVHGRSLPANTEGWVRLQFHAGQPWVPEKRRTVSALFLLPASNVPPPHLEDNMLCPKCVRRNKVLTKSLQ, encoded by the exons ATGATATCCAGAAAAGAATCCACGTTGCCAGCGGAGTTCAGTGACCGTCTTGGCGCCTTAGATGTGAAATGTCTTAAGCTAGGTAGTGTATGTGGTGGGTGGGACACCAGAGGAATGACTGACCAGTCCCTCTATCCCCAGGGGAACTCCACAAAGGAGTCAGAGGAAGAATATATGAGCAGCAAATTCAAATCTACATCAGTAGAAGCGGAAGACGAACAGAGGGCTTCTGGTGAACCAAAGATACCAAAAAACTCAGCGAaggggacaaaaagaaaaagatctgggGAAAATGACGAAG TTTGCTGTCCACAAAAGATGCCACAATGTAGTGACAGTGTAAGATCTCAGAAGAGGATACCAATTCCTCCATTACCTTCTAAACTGCCGCCAGTCAACCTGATTCACCGAGATGTTTTGCGGGCTTGGTGCCAGCAATTGAAACTGAGCACCAAGGGTCAG AAATTAGAGGGATATAAACGACTCTGCGAGTATGCTTACCCTCATCAAAAG GACATTCCTGCCACAGCAAAGGAGGCCAGGATCCTATCGGCATCAcgaaggaaagcaaagatggcCCAGTGGGAACTGCTACTGGGAAGTTCTGATAAAAAGATGTCCTCTGATAGAACTGATTCTCCTAAAGTGGCTGCTTCCTCTGAGGAGGGGGCACCTGCCCTTGAAGGGCCTCCCGCTCTCCAAGAAGGAGATGATATAACTTTATCAACTTCTGACCCAGAAGCTCTGTTTGCCTCCTGGAGCAGAACTGCAgcgggggctgggaaggtggagTCAGTGGAGTCACAAGAGGCCTATG GGGTCAGGTGGTGCGTGGTCCATGGGAGAAGTCTCCCTGCTAACACCGAGGGCTGGGTTCGTTTGCAGTTTCATGCTGGACAGCCTTGGGTTCCTGAAAAACGAAGGACAGTGTCTGCACTCTTCCTGCTACCTGCCAGCAACGTCCCACCTCCACACCTGGAGGACAATATGCTGTGCCCCAAATGCGTTCGAAG GAATAAAGTATTAACAAAAAGTCTGCAATGA